Within Anaerolineae bacterium, the genomic segment CCATTCCGGCTGCCAGTAATGGCGATACGTTTCGGCCTGACCGATACTTATGTAGGCCAGTATCAATTTCTCATCGCCGGAATTTTGTTTGAGCGTGGAGATGGTTTCCGGCGAGTTACCGGCTATGGCAATGCTGACCACCGCCAGGTCAAATTTGGTTTCAGCGATGTGCTGGGCATTGGCCCGCTGAATCTGGTACAAAAAATCGTTCACGGCCAGCCAGTCAGGCTCAGAAGTCTGAGGACGAGCGCCGCATGCCGACAAGCTAACCAGCAGAAGCACCAGCCCAATAATCTCTCTTGTATACTGATATGCCTTAGATACCATAGTCTTTTTACTTGAGGCCACTCATGGTGAAACCCTGGACAATCCAGCGTTGAACAAAAAAGTAAACAATCAGAATTGGAATGATAACCAACACCGTAGCCGTCATAGTGAGGTTAGTCCGGCTACTATGCGCCGAATTGTACCAGGTTAAAATGATGGGCAGGGTACGGTGTTCTATATCGGTGATTACC encodes:
- a CDS encoding carbohydrate ABC transporter permease, with the protein product SEWQLYWRIVLPQLGAPLATLGTLTFMANWNAYLWPMVVITDIEHRTLPIILTWYNSAHSSRTNLTMTATVLVIIPILIVYFFVQRWIVQGFTMSGLK